In Anaerobacillus isosaccharinicus, one genomic interval encodes:
- a CDS encoding rod shape-determining protein: MFGRDIGIDLGTANVLVHVRGRGIVLNEPSVVAIDTQTSKVLAVGDEAFRMVGRTPGNIVALRPMKDGVIANFDLTESMLKHFLDKVNVRSFFAKPRILICCPTNITSVEQKAIREAAEKSGGKNVYLEEEPKVAAIGAGMDIYQPSGNMVVDIGGGTTDVAVLSMGDIVTASSIKIAGDRFDHEILNYVKKKYKLLIGERTAEQIKFQVATVFPGSRKEEIDIRGRDLVSGLPRTITVYSEEIQKALEEPISHIVQASKSVLEQTPPELSADIIDRGVILTGGGALLHGIDLLLAEELKVPVLIADEPMQCVAKGTGILLENLDKISKRRYKY, encoded by the coding sequence ATGTTTGGCAGGGACATTGGTATTGATTTAGGAACAGCAAATGTTCTCGTTCATGTAAGAGGAAGAGGGATTGTCTTAAATGAACCTTCAGTTGTTGCAATAGATACACAAACGAGTAAAGTATTGGCAGTTGGTGATGAGGCGTTCCGCATGGTCGGTCGTACACCAGGGAACATCGTTGCCCTTCGTCCGATGAAGGATGGAGTTATTGCGAATTTTGATTTAACAGAATCGATGTTAAAGCACTTTTTAGACAAAGTTAATGTAAGAAGTTTTTTTGCAAAACCGAGAATTTTGATTTGTTGCCCAACGAACATTACATCTGTTGAGCAAAAAGCAATTCGCGAGGCTGCAGAAAAGAGTGGCGGTAAGAACGTGTATCTTGAGGAAGAACCGAAAGTTGCAGCAATTGGAGCAGGCATGGATATTTACCAACCGAGCGGTAACATGGTCGTAGACATAGGCGGTGGGACAACAGATGTTGCTGTATTATCAATGGGCGATATTGTCACCGCCTCTTCAATTAAGATCGCAGGGGACAGGTTCGATCACGAAATCTTAAACTACGTGAAGAAGAAGTATAAGCTTTTAATCGGTGAACGTACAGCAGAACAAATCAAATTTCAAGTGGCTACCGTTTTTCCAGGCAGTCGAAAAGAAGAAATTGACATTCGCGGACGTGATTTAGTCAGTGGACTTCCACGTACGATTACCGTATACTCAGAAGAGATACAGAAAGCACTTGAAGAGCCGATTTCCCATATTGTACAAGCTTCAAAAAGCGTCCTAGAACAAACACCACCAGAGCTTTCAGCTGACATTATTGACCGTGGCGTTATTCTAACAGGAGGCGGCGCATTACTTCACGGAATCGATCTTCTATTAGCAGAAGAATTAAAAGTTCCTGTCTTAATTGCGGACGAGCCAATGCAATGTGTGGCAAAAGGAACAGGTATCTTACTTGAAAACTTGGACAAGATCTCGAAACGGAGATATAAGTACTAG
- the spoIIID gene encoding sporulation transcriptional regulator SpoIIID, whose product MHDYIKERTIKIGRYIVETRKTVRTIAKEFGVSKSTVHKDLTERLPEINAELANEVKEILEYHKSIRHLRGGEATKVKYQKSEPVKKKVVETQP is encoded by the coding sequence GTGCACGATTACATCAAAGAACGAACAATCAAGATTGGCAGGTACATCGTCGAGACAAGGAAAACCGTACGAACGATCGCAAAGGAGTTTGGGGTTTCCAAAAGCACAGTTCATAAAGATCTAACAGAACGATTGCCTGAAATTAATGCAGAGCTGGCAAATGAAGTGAAAGAGATTTTGGAGTATCACAAGTCAATTCGCCATTTAAGAGGCGGCGAAGCTACTAAGGTTAAGTATCAAAAATCAGAACCTGTAAAAAAGAAAGTAGTAGAAACTCAGCCTTAA
- the sinI gene encoding DNA-binding anti-repressor SinI, with protein MKKAMKEMLDQEWIELMLCAKQMGLTIVEIELFLRNSSKIKTNEDLNLNHDLSETKAL; from the coding sequence ATGAAAAAGGCTATGAAGGAAATGTTGGATCAGGAATGGATTGAATTAATGTTGTGTGCAAAACAAATGGGGTTAACGATCGTAGAAATTGAGTTATTTTTGAGAAACTCTTCAAAAATAAAAACAAATGAGGACTTAAACCTAAACCATGACCTGTCAGAGACCAAAGCATTATAG
- a CDS encoding helix-turn-helix domain-containing protein, whose product MIGQKIKKVRLEKGLSLSELAENAGVAKSYLSSIERNIQKNPSIQFLEKVSTVLNVPVETLLHDDNGGQDERELDAAWLNLVKEAMDSGISKDEFKEFLEFNKWKNKSKSTDLN is encoded by the coding sequence ATGATTGGTCAAAAAATCAAGAAAGTTCGGCTTGAAAAAGGGTTATCTTTATCTGAATTAGCTGAAAATGCTGGTGTTGCTAAATCATATCTTAGCTCAATCGAAAGGAACATTCAAAAAAACCCTTCTATCCAATTTCTAGAGAAGGTTTCAACTGTTTTAAACGTTCCTGTCGAAACATTACTCCATGACGATAACGGGGGACAAGATGAGAGAGAACTTGATGCCGCTTGGTTAAATCTCGTTAAAGAGGCAATGGACTCAGGGATAAGTAAAGATGAATTTAAAGAGTTTTTAGAATTTAATAAATGGAAAAATAAAAGTAAAAGCACGGATTTAAATTAA
- a CDS encoding DUF294 nucleotidyltransferase-like domain-containing protein translates to MSSQVFADLMEKCTLRSYKKGETVLYKKTPREGLLIILHGMAEVLIDDSSSGEVLEVLQTNDIIGFSSLAEFLGEPSIHVYHYTVEVKAIDETVCLQVPYAVIEERWPDENVRDFVLRQMAVRLRDIYGSLAEQVQLASKWGESDPFIQRVHDMMRSPVNSIGRDETIQNVAKKMLEKKTTSVLVMDGDHLVGIITENDIVARVVASNLQLDHLAYEIMTPNPYTISWDAYYYEALSIFLMNGIKHLPVLGKKGEVVGMVTLSDLMRKKDRGKLNVVQTIEESTSETIGQVKEAIYEVLETLIHDELPTINLLEIITKLYDRLVKHCVELALQVVGKAPVSFAFYQMGSGGRGEQFLLTDQDHFLVYEDGDDVTDYFRMLGTEIVNQLTLAGYEHCKGKMMASEEGWCGSITNWGDRLRRWSVRSTADHVLLGQNFFSLRLVYGDPVLHTQFLAVIQEQSAKARIYMYQMAKVEKDFPVPTLDHPIRALFRLEKTTIDIKKDALFPLHHCLQLLAIKNGLFEGTPLQKITSLMKLNVFSEDFAGELKFAYSAALKIRVNQGWSRFKKGQESTSVVTFTHLKAVEKAELIQALKIIRSLQNQVLNLFAM, encoded by the coding sequence GTGTCATCTCAAGTTTTTGCAGATTTAATGGAAAAATGTACATTAAGAAGCTATAAAAAAGGGGAAACGGTCCTATATAAAAAAACGCCTCGCGAAGGCTTATTAATCATTTTACATGGAATGGCGGAAGTTTTAATCGATGACTCTAGTAGCGGTGAAGTTCTTGAAGTACTCCAAACAAACGATATTATCGGGTTTTCCAGTCTAGCAGAATTTTTAGGAGAGCCATCCATCCATGTTTATCACTATACTGTCGAGGTAAAAGCCATTGACGAAACGGTTTGCTTACAAGTTCCATACGCTGTCATAGAAGAGCGGTGGCCCGATGAAAACGTAAGGGATTTTGTGCTGCGTCAAATGGCTGTTAGACTAAGGGACATTTACGGATCACTTGCCGAGCAAGTTCAACTAGCTAGTAAATGGGGGGAGAGTGACCCTTTTATTCAGCGTGTTCATGACATGATGCGGTCTCCAGTCAATTCAATTGGTCGTGATGAAACGATTCAAAACGTCGCCAAAAAAATGCTGGAAAAGAAAACGACGTCGGTTTTAGTCATGGATGGCGATCATCTTGTCGGAATTATCACTGAAAACGACATTGTTGCTAGAGTCGTAGCTAGCAATTTACAGTTAGATCACCTGGCTTATGAGATTATGACACCAAATCCTTATACAATCTCATGGGATGCCTACTATTATGAAGCTCTATCAATTTTTTTAATGAATGGAATTAAGCATCTCCCTGTTCTAGGAAAAAAAGGTGAAGTTGTTGGGATGGTAACCTTGTCAGATCTAATGAGAAAAAAGGACCGTGGCAAGCTAAATGTCGTTCAGACGATTGAGGAATCAACGTCAGAAACTATTGGACAGGTCAAAGAAGCGATTTACGAAGTGTTAGAGACGTTAATTCATGATGAGTTGCCGACAATTAATCTACTAGAGATTATTACAAAATTATATGATCGCCTTGTGAAGCATTGCGTAGAGCTCGCCTTACAAGTAGTCGGTAAAGCACCCGTTTCGTTTGCTTTCTATCAGATGGGAAGCGGTGGGCGTGGTGAACAATTCTTGTTAACTGACCAAGATCATTTTTTAGTTTATGAGGATGGTGACGACGTAACAGACTATTTTCGGATGTTAGGTACAGAAATCGTAAACCAGTTAACATTGGCAGGTTACGAGCATTGTAAAGGCAAAATGATGGCGAGTGAAGAAGGCTGGTGTGGATCAATTACCAACTGGGGTGACCGGCTGCGGCGGTGGAGCGTTCGTTCAACAGCAGACCATGTTTTACTGGGACAAAATTTCTTTTCACTGAGATTAGTGTACGGTGATCCGGTTCTCCACACACAGTTTCTTGCTGTTATCCAAGAGCAGAGTGCCAAAGCAAGAATTTACATGTATCAAATGGCAAAAGTCGAAAAAGACTTTCCAGTGCCAACGCTTGACCACCCGATCAGAGCGCTATTTCGCTTGGAGAAAACGACGATTGATATAAAAAAGGACGCTCTTTTCCCATTGCACCACTGCTTACAACTACTTGCGATTAAAAATGGACTATTTGAAGGAACACCTTTGCAAAAAATTACTTCATTAATGAAGCTTAATGTTTTTTCAGAAGACTTTGCAGGGGAGCTAAAGTTTGCCTATAGCGCCGCTCTGAAAATTCGCGTTAACCAAGGCTGGAGCCGCTTTAAGAAAGGCCAGGAAAGTACGTCAGTCGTCACATTTACACACCTGAAAGCCGTCGAAAAAGCCGAATTAATTCAAGCGTTAAAGATTATTCGCTCATTGCAAAATCAAGTGTTGAACCTTTTTGCCATGTGA
- a CDS encoding sodium:solute symporter family protein: MDAQGLMSITIIFATFALYIGISIYCRAKVTSDFYVASRGVPPFWNGMAIGGDWMSAASFIGMAGTVMILGYDGLAYIMGWTGGYLFLTFLLAPQLRKYGRYTVPEFIGDRFGTNKGRLIAAIATIIISFVYIIGQLSGSGVVIGRILQIDTMYGTMIGVVIIAIYATLGGMKGITWTQVAQYIILIIAYLIPVLFMSLQITGNPLPWLSYHSIVSDLGELDRQLGFSEYYAPFANSNKAQFLGLMFCLMVGTAALPHVIVRFYTVATMKAARWSGAWALLFIGLLYLSAPAYAAFSRFILMTKVAGSRIDQLPAWTTSWVDTGRLKVADLNGDGILDWKEIVISNDIVVMATPEIANLGIFVIGLVAAGAMAAALSTAGGLLITISSSFAHDIYYRLMRPDATDKKRLSAGRWAIVLSTIVAGAVALDPPGVITQIVAWAFSLAAGTFFPVLLLGVWWKRANAQGAIAGMLSGLFVTITYIFLAKNGITVFGLLDTAAGVFGVPVNLIVMYTVSKLTAAPPQHLQDECIDLRYPEQMTYKNGEVWLDDASAK; this comes from the coding sequence TTGGACGCACAAGGTTTAATGTCAATAACCATTATTTTTGCAACTTTCGCCCTTTATATCGGTATCTCGATTTATTGTCGAGCGAAAGTGACGTCTGATTTTTACGTAGCAAGTCGTGGGGTTCCACCGTTTTGGAACGGTATGGCTATTGGTGGCGACTGGATGAGCGCTGCCTCATTTATTGGGATGGCTGGTACAGTAATGATTTTAGGTTACGATGGTCTCGCTTACATTATGGGTTGGACTGGGGGATATCTTTTCCTAACCTTTTTACTAGCGCCGCAATTACGGAAGTATGGTCGCTACACAGTTCCTGAATTTATCGGTGACCGCTTCGGAACGAATAAGGGCCGTTTGATAGCGGCAATTGCCACGATCATCATCAGTTTCGTTTACATTATTGGTCAGCTATCAGGTTCAGGGGTAGTTATCGGACGTATTCTTCAAATTGACACGATGTATGGAACAATGATTGGGGTTGTCATCATTGCGATCTATGCAACACTAGGTGGGATGAAGGGGATTACCTGGACACAAGTAGCCCAATATATCATTCTCATCATCGCTTACTTAATACCTGTACTTTTTATGTCGTTACAAATAACTGGAAATCCGCTACCTTGGCTTTCTTATCACTCGATTGTTAGTGACCTTGGGGAATTAGATCGTCAACTCGGGTTTTCCGAATACTATGCACCGTTTGCAAACAGTAACAAAGCACAATTTTTAGGATTAATGTTTTGTTTAATGGTTGGAACAGCAGCATTACCGCATGTTATCGTTCGTTTTTATACAGTAGCTACAATGAAGGCGGCTCGCTGGAGCGGAGCATGGGCATTACTGTTTATCGGACTTTTATACTTATCAGCTCCTGCTTATGCAGCGTTTTCACGTTTCATTTTAATGACGAAAGTTGCTGGTAGCCGGATTGATCAACTGCCTGCTTGGACGACAAGTTGGGTCGATACGGGAAGATTAAAGGTTGCTGACTTAAACGGAGACGGCATCTTAGACTGGAAAGAAATTGTGATTAGTAATGACATCGTCGTAATGGCGACACCTGAAATTGCAAATCTAGGGATATTTGTCATCGGTCTTGTTGCCGCAGGTGCAATGGCTGCTGCACTTTCAACAGCAGGAGGTTTATTAATTACAATATCATCATCATTTGCTCATGATATCTACTATCGCTTGATGAGACCAGATGCAACGGATAAGAAGCGATTAAGTGCAGGACGTTGGGCGATCGTTCTTTCAACCATTGTTGCTGGTGCTGTTGCTCTTGACCCACCAGGGGTAATCACACAAATTGTTGCCTGGGCCTTTTCACTAGCAGCGGGTACATTCTTCCCAGTTCTCCTCCTAGGGGTTTGGTGGAAGCGTGCCAATGCTCAAGGTGCGATTGCCGGAATGCTCTCAGGACTTTTCGTTACAATTACGTATATTTTCTTAGCGAAAAACGGTATTACGGTGTTTGGATTACTTGATACCGCAGCCGGTGTATTTGGAGTACCAGTTAACTTAATCGTTATGTACACAGTTTCCAAATTAACGGCAGCACCACCACAACACCTTCAAGATGAGTGTATCGATTTACGATACCCAGAACAAATGACTTATAAAAATGGTGAGGTATGGTTAGATGACGCTTCAGCCAAATAA
- a CDS encoding DUF4212 domain-containing protein: protein MKKIDKEVADAYFRTRTRNIVIFLTIGFAVSFGVVAFAEFFSQFTLIGGVPLHYFMGAQGAVLTFVFLLFTNAVLSDKVDRDFGIDEERNATLSAGKSLDH, encoded by the coding sequence ATGAAGAAGATTGATAAGGAAGTGGCAGATGCATACTTTCGAACAAGAACTCGCAACATCGTGATTTTCTTGACAATTGGTTTTGCCGTTTCATTTGGGGTAGTTGCTTTTGCGGAATTTTTCTCGCAATTCACATTGATTGGCGGTGTGCCGCTGCACTACTTCATGGGGGCTCAAGGAGCAGTCTTAACGTTTGTTTTCCTCCTTTTCACGAACGCGGTCTTAAGTGACAAAGTAGACCGAGATTTTGGAATTGATGAAGAAAGGAATGCGACATTAAGTGCAGGTAAGTCTTTAGACCATTAA